Proteins from one Gimesia maris genomic window:
- a CDS encoding HisA/HisF-related TIM barrel protein, producing the protein MKIIPVLDILNQTIVRGIAGQRETYQPIQSGLTHSSQPLDIAQALQDEFGFSEFYVADLDAILQQRLNLQMYQCLLDAGFTFLLDCGLHFAGDSQPLSKMKGITIVAGLETLESPQELKQLVQNWGAASTVFSLDLKQGKPVRNSSSDNPYAAIDDPLEIAELSLQQGVNQMILLDLANVGTGQGTGTEALCRTLRSHHPDLRLITGGGIHSIDDLQTQAEQGADAVLVASALHDGRLGRDAVLSLS; encoded by the coding sequence ATGAAAATCATTCCGGTTCTGGATATCCTGAATCAAACCATTGTGCGTGGTATCGCCGGTCAGCGTGAAACGTATCAACCCATTCAAAGTGGTCTGACCCACTCCAGTCAACCCCTTGATATTGCGCAGGCTTTGCAAGACGAATTTGGTTTCAGTGAGTTTTATGTTGCGGATCTGGATGCGATTCTGCAACAACGACTCAATCTGCAAATGTATCAGTGTCTGCTCGACGCCGGTTTTACGTTTCTTCTCGATTGTGGATTGCACTTTGCTGGTGACAGCCAACCTTTATCAAAGATGAAAGGCATCACGATTGTCGCGGGGCTGGAAACATTGGAATCGCCACAGGAATTGAAGCAGCTGGTACAAAACTGGGGCGCTGCCTCAACCGTCTTCAGTCTGGATCTCAAACAGGGAAAGCCTGTTCGTAACAGTTCCTCAGACAATCCGTATGCGGCAATCGATGATCCGCTGGAGATCGCTGAATTGAGTCTGCAGCAGGGCGTGAACCAGATGATTCTGCTGGATCTGGCCAATGTGGGGACCGGTCAGGGAACCGGAACGGAAGCGCTCTGTCGCACACTGCGCAGCCATCACCCCGATTTGAGACTGATTACCGGAGGCGGCATTCACAGCATAGATGATCTACAGACTCAGGCAGAGCAGGGGGCAGACGCCGTACTGGTGGCGTCTGCGCTGCATGATGGCCGACTGGGGAGAGACGCTGTTCTCTCTCTCTCTTGA
- a CDS encoding RluA family pseudouridine synthase, giving the protein MSDELSSPPPELSSEPIEITVEARAHGWRIDHYLCRLYPNYTRVLFQTAIKQEAVLVNGLPVKAARRMRVNDRVSVRLPELPDNRLPPEDIPIDIVYEDDWIAIINKPSDMIVHPGKGNYAGTLAGALQYHFDQLSDVAGQYRPGIVHRLDRNTSGIMVVAKDNQVHAKLSAQFEKRDVQKEYRAIVWGRMEFDTDYIDTFMCVHPRAREKMIVCDEGGNARNAFTYYEVIERYQAFTYVRLKPRTGRTHQLRVHMQHIGHSIVADRVYGGHKSLKMKSLGIQAEADAAELESDVLIERQALHAYCLEFFHPQSGKPMKFEAPLPEDMQNTLAALDQYQKEV; this is encoded by the coding sequence ATGTCTGACGAACTTTCGTCACCACCGCCAGAACTCTCCAGCGAACCTATTGAAATTACGGTCGAAGCTCGCGCTCATGGCTGGCGGATTGATCACTATCTGTGTCGCCTATACCCGAATTACACGCGCGTGTTGTTTCAGACTGCGATCAAGCAGGAGGCCGTCCTGGTCAATGGCCTGCCGGTCAAAGCGGCCCGTCGGATGCGTGTCAATGATCGTGTTTCGGTTCGACTTCCGGAATTACCCGATAATCGGCTACCTCCCGAAGATATTCCCATCGATATCGTCTACGAAGACGACTGGATTGCCATCATCAATAAGCCTTCGGATATGATCGTACATCCAGGCAAGGGAAACTACGCCGGGACACTCGCGGGCGCGCTGCAGTATCACTTTGATCAATTGAGTGATGTTGCCGGCCAGTATCGTCCGGGCATCGTGCATCGGCTCGATCGGAATACGAGTGGGATCATGGTTGTCGCCAAGGATAACCAGGTGCATGCCAAGTTGAGCGCCCAGTTTGAAAAACGGGATGTGCAGAAAGAGTACCGGGCCATTGTCTGGGGCCGCATGGAGTTTGATACCGATTACATCGATACTTTCATGTGTGTGCACCCCCGGGCACGGGAGAAAATGATTGTCTGCGATGAAGGGGGGAATGCCCGGAACGCGTTTACCTACTACGAAGTCATCGAGCGTTATCAGGCCTTCACGTATGTCCGGCTTAAACCTCGTACCGGACGCACACATCAGCTGCGGGTACACATGCAGCATATCGGTCATTCGATTGTCGCGGATCGTGTTTATGGCGGGCACAAGTCTTTAAAAATGAAAAGCCTCGGGATTCAGGCAGAAGCAGATGCGGCAGAATTGGAGTCCGATGTTTTAATCGAGCGTCAGGCCCTTCATGCGTATTGTTTGGAATTTTTCCATCCGCAGAGTGGAAAACCGATGAAATTTGAGGCACCATTACCTGAAGACATGCAAAACACACTTGCCGCGTTAGACCAGTACCAGAAGGAAGTATGA
- a CDS encoding carbohydrate kinase family protein, with protein MNYDVVGLGTVVVDHLVLLSHHPVQDAKTNIISDAYQIGGPVPTAQVMLSRLGKQCAFLGSWGDDQYGPLIAEELAAENLDLTGSRQLPGTRSGYAQVWIDESASTRTIACYRPEHWLQPADLDESILTQAHAVHLDGWPQATCLHAAQIAQQAGAKVCLDAGSLKPGMEELIPYLNVMNCPRRFITEYLDTDDIQTAGAELLQQGPDLVTITDGVNGAWLFTESNRLHCEALPVLSLDTTGAGDVFSGALLYGILEDWPVERTLKFACITAALKCERLGNREALPTLAEIEAVLQTKKLRLSRWD; from the coding sequence ATGAATTACGATGTCGTCGGCCTGGGAACTGTCGTGGTAGACCATCTGGTCCTGCTGTCGCATCATCCGGTCCAGGATGCCAAAACCAATATCATCAGTGACGCCTACCAGATCGGCGGCCCGGTGCCGACAGCCCAGGTCATGTTAAGCCGCCTCGGTAAACAGTGCGCGTTTCTCGGCAGTTGGGGTGACGACCAGTACGGGCCACTGATCGCGGAAGAACTGGCTGCGGAAAATCTGGATCTCACAGGCAGCCGTCAATTGCCGGGCACCCGTTCCGGCTATGCGCAGGTCTGGATCGATGAGAGTGCCAGCACGCGTACAATCGCCTGCTATCGCCCTGAACACTGGCTGCAACCCGCTGATCTCGATGAATCAATACTGACACAGGCACATGCCGTTCACCTGGATGGCTGGCCTCAAGCCACTTGCCTGCACGCCGCACAGATTGCACAACAGGCGGGTGCCAAAGTCTGCCTGGATGCCGGCTCGCTGAAACCGGGGATGGAAGAGTTAATTCCTTACCTCAACGTCATGAACTGCCCGCGACGATTTATTACTGAATACCTCGATACCGACGACATTCAGACTGCAGGCGCGGAACTACTGCAACAGGGACCGGACCTGGTGACGATCACTGATGGCGTGAACGGTGCCTGGTTGTTTACGGAATCGAACCGGCTGCATTGCGAAGCGCTGCCCGTCCTTTCACTGGATACTACAGGTGCCGGAGATGTCTTTTCCGGCGCGCTGCTGTATGGCATTCTGGAAGACTGGCCCGTCGAACGGACTTTGAAATTTGCCTGTATCACGGCGGCTCTGAAATGCGAGCGCCTGGGCAACCGCGAGGCGTTACCCACGCTGGCGGAAATTGAAGCAGTGCTGCAGACTAAGAAGCTGCGTCTTTCACGATGGGATTGA
- a CDS encoding fumarylacetoacetate hydrolase family protein, with amino-acid sequence MKLAKVLLSNGERHVAIVEANGVQLLDLSQVENCHRLSDILYAPDPIGLAKFLIDTELPPVPFNQLEFLAPIDHQEVWAAGVTYKRSQVARMEESEAAASHYDQVYTADRPELFFKATPNRVCGPNQPVRVRFDSQWSVPEPELTLVVSPDLRLVGYTVGNDMSARDIEGENPLYLPQAKFYRQCCGLGPCVLLHEQPLDREATQIILTIEREGEEVFRGDTTIAEMARGLEDLISWLGKENDFPSGVMLLTGTGVVPPDEFTLEDRDIVSIEITGIGTLINPIVKDAAS; translated from the coding sequence ATGAAACTCGCTAAAGTTTTATTATCAAACGGAGAACGACACGTCGCGATCGTCGAGGCGAATGGAGTTCAACTTCTGGATCTGTCACAGGTGGAAAACTGTCATCGGCTGTCCGATATTCTCTACGCCCCCGATCCGATCGGGCTGGCAAAATTTCTGATTGATACCGAACTGCCTCCCGTCCCTTTCAACCAGCTCGAGTTCCTGGCGCCCATCGATCACCAGGAAGTCTGGGCGGCAGGAGTGACATACAAACGCAGCCAGGTGGCGCGGATGGAAGAATCGGAGGCGGCTGCCTCACATTACGATCAAGTCTACACCGCGGATCGACCCGAGCTGTTTTTCAAAGCGACTCCCAACCGGGTCTGTGGGCCAAATCAGCCTGTCAGAGTTCGTTTTGACAGCCAGTGGTCAGTGCCGGAACCCGAACTGACTCTGGTCGTTTCACCCGATCTGCGACTGGTCGGTTACACGGTCGGCAATGATATGTCGGCCCGGGATATTGAAGGGGAAAACCCGCTCTATCTGCCTCAGGCGAAATTTTACAGACAATGTTGTGGCCTTGGACCCTGTGTTCTGCTGCATGAACAGCCTCTGGATCGGGAAGCGACCCAGATCATCCTGACGATTGAACGGGAGGGGGAAGAAGTATTTCGCGGCGATACGACCATCGCGGAGATGGCACGCGGACTGGAAGACCTGATCAGCTGGCTGGGGAAAGAAAATGATTTTCCCAGTGGTGTGATGTTATTAACGGGAACCGGAGTTGTGCCCCCCGATGAATTCACACTGGAAGACCGTGACATTGTCTCGATTGAGATCACCGGGATCGGAACGCTCATCAATCCCATCGTGAAAGACGCAGCTTCTTAG
- the plsY gene encoding glycerol-3-phosphate 1-O-acyltransferase PlsY has product MFADYFWIFVAACSYLAGSVPFGLLVAKVFTGTDIRKVGSGNIGATNVARTLGAKWGVLVLLLDALKGLLPVLLIPPLFVSPESPAFDHARVLSGVATILGHMFPLWLGFRGGKGVATSLGVILVLGPWSTLVVVIGFALTFLLTRIVALSSIVAAIAFGVAQFIQLGSAAFTQQKWSLAAFSIAVPLLIIIRHWSNLGRIMRGEEKKFSFGSRKKSATAESESGNGESAS; this is encoded by the coding sequence ATGTTTGCAGATTATTTCTGGATTTTTGTGGCGGCCTGCTCTTATCTGGCCGGTTCTGTCCCTTTTGGGCTCCTGGTAGCAAAAGTGTTTACTGGTACGGATATCCGTAAAGTGGGCAGTGGCAATATCGGCGCCACCAATGTGGCTCGGACACTGGGGGCCAAATGGGGCGTCCTGGTACTTCTGCTGGATGCGCTAAAAGGACTGCTGCCTGTCTTACTGATTCCGCCTCTGTTTGTGAGCCCGGAATCTCCCGCGTTTGATCATGCCCGTGTCTTGAGTGGTGTCGCAACCATCCTGGGGCATATGTTTCCCCTCTGGCTGGGTTTTCGGGGGGGCAAAGGCGTGGCGACCAGCCTGGGTGTGATTCTGGTACTGGGCCCGTGGTCGACGCTGGTGGTGGTCATCGGTTTTGCATTGACATTTCTGCTGACAAGGATTGTTGCTTTGAGTTCAATCGTCGCCGCGATTGCGTTTGGCGTGGCGCAATTCATTCAACTGGGGTCCGCCGCGTTCACACAACAGAAGTGGAGCCTGGCGGCTTTCAGTATTGCAGTCCCGCTGTTGATCATTATCCGTCACTGGAGCAATCTGGGGCGGATCATGCGGGGAGAAGAGAAGAAATTCTCGTTCGGCAGCCGTAAGAAATCGGCAACAGCTGAATCTGAATCCGGCAATGGGGAGAGTGCTTCGTAA
- a CDS encoding GNAT family N-acetyltransferase, producing MQILEADLTNPEHASALVSLLNNYACSPEGGSAALPTEVQHNLPAALQARPDAIVLLAFVDETPVGLMTCIEGFSTFACKPLLNIHDVYVSADFRGQGIAGQLFAHAESIAKSRGCCKLTLEVLQGNTRAQAVYTRLGFSGYELTPEMGHALFWEKKL from the coding sequence ATGCAGATTCTCGAAGCAGACCTGACCAACCCGGAACACGCCAGCGCGCTGGTTTCGCTGTTAAACAATTATGCCTGCAGTCCCGAGGGAGGCAGCGCCGCTTTACCTACAGAGGTGCAACACAATCTGCCAGCCGCCTTACAGGCGCGCCCGGATGCGATTGTGTTATTGGCATTCGTCGACGAAACACCGGTCGGCCTGATGACCTGTATCGAAGGTTTCTCAACCTTTGCCTGTAAGCCTCTGTTGAATATCCACGACGTGTATGTTTCTGCCGACTTTCGCGGACAGGGAATCGCGGGCCAACTGTTTGCACATGCGGAAAGCATTGCGAAATCACGGGGATGCTGTAAACTCACCCTGGAAGTCCTGCAGGGAAATACGCGTGCTCAGGCCGTCTATACCCGCCTGGGATTTTCCGGCTATGAACTGACGCCTGAAATGGGGCATGCCCTGTTCTGGGAAAAGAAACTGTAA
- a CDS encoding BON domain-containing protein: MTVETYSQKAKQLSQKIEQTITFRTGSQVQSLKVDILGEIVVLSGRTDSFYHKQLATHAALSEIDQYALTNNIRVEL; this comes from the coding sequence ATGACAGTAGAAACCTATTCGCAGAAAGCAAAACAGCTTTCCCAGAAAATTGAGCAGACCATCACATTTCGGACTGGCAGCCAGGTGCAGTCGCTTAAAGTTGATATTCTGGGTGAGATCGTGGTTCTTTCCGGGCGGACCGATTCATTTTACCACAAACAGCTGGCTACTCATGCCGCGTTGAGTGAAATCGACCAGTATGCCCTGACCAACAATATTCGTGTAGAACTATAA
- a CDS encoding redoxin domain-containing protein encodes MSIGRISFLTVFATLILFSHSLPAADAPSVELALTFKPIQSDIEIEIPDKADYGRCKVEVEQGKNSSGWIVYGPNGQVLRRFVDTNGDNVVDQWRYFNRGLEVYRDIDSNNNNKVDGSRWMNLAGTRWGIDKNEDGEIDEWNMISAEEVTRVAMNALAKNDTKAFKTLMITEAELADAGIQNPFADKIRESVNSAAKDITTMLSKTKMITPDTIWVRFDGSMPGLIPADDIKTKKDLHVFENVMAIVDTKGKSGLIQFGELIRVGNAWRLTQVPLPIEGESIQVTEGGILMQPVAGTNTLPTNTTVGLSKEMQALLDELQKLDQNGPTPDQGPQAIARYNTERVAIIEKLIAAAKNEDDRSQWTRQMVDGLAAAVQTVGYKDGLKQLQAIRDQVQKKSQDQDLIAYVTYRTLLADYSTQLQSTQSEQLRDVQTWWLGQLEDFIKKYPTSDDAAEAMLQLAVTQEFSGKVAESKKWYTKLVESHADSEAGTRGAGALRRMNLSGTELELTGNSLAGGKIDARQYRGKALLVIFWSSWCKPCTEDLPQIQELYNKYHSQGFDVLGINLDATPELAEAYIKQHKVTWAHIHEEGGLESAPARDFGVISLPTMFLVDKAGKVVNRSATVADLKKSLPGLLQQQ; translated from the coding sequence ATGTCTATTGGTCGAATCTCTTTTTTAACAGTATTCGCAACCCTCATTCTGTTTTCTCATTCTTTACCGGCAGCTGATGCACCGTCGGTTGAACTCGCGTTGACGTTCAAACCGATCCAGTCCGACATCGAAATTGAAATCCCCGACAAAGCCGATTACGGCCGCTGCAAGGTTGAAGTCGAACAGGGCAAAAACAGTTCTGGCTGGATCGTCTATGGACCGAACGGACAGGTGCTCAGACGCTTTGTCGATACGAATGGTGACAACGTGGTCGATCAATGGCGGTATTTCAATCGCGGTCTGGAAGTCTACCGGGATATCGACTCCAACAATAATAATAAAGTAGATGGCTCGCGCTGGATGAATCTTGCCGGAACCCGCTGGGGCATTGACAAGAATGAAGATGGCGAGATTGATGAGTGGAATATGATTTCTGCGGAGGAAGTCACCCGCGTCGCCATGAACGCACTGGCAAAGAATGATACCAAGGCTTTTAAAACACTGATGATCACGGAAGCGGAACTGGCAGACGCCGGAATCCAGAATCCCTTCGCTGACAAAATTCGTGAATCGGTAAACAGCGCTGCGAAAGATATCACCACGATGCTTTCCAAGACCAAAATGATCACACCGGACACCATCTGGGTCCGCTTTGATGGCTCTATGCCGGGCCTGATTCCTGCAGATGACATTAAAACCAAGAAAGATCTGCACGTCTTTGAAAATGTGATGGCGATTGTCGATACCAAGGGAAAAAGTGGTCTGATCCAGTTTGGTGAACTGATTCGCGTAGGAAACGCCTGGCGATTGACACAGGTCCCATTGCCGATTGAAGGAGAATCCATCCAGGTGACCGAAGGCGGAATTCTGATGCAGCCGGTCGCCGGAACAAATACGTTACCGACGAATACCACCGTTGGTCTCTCCAAAGAGATGCAGGCACTGCTGGATGAACTGCAGAAACTGGATCAGAACGGTCCGACTCCGGACCAGGGACCACAGGCGATTGCCCGCTATAATACCGAGCGGGTCGCCATTATCGAAAAGCTGATCGCAGCTGCCAAAAATGAAGATGACCGATCCCAGTGGACCCGACAAATGGTCGACGGGCTGGCAGCCGCCGTACAGACGGTGGGCTACAAGGATGGCCTCAAACAGTTGCAGGCCATTCGCGATCAGGTTCAGAAGAAATCTCAGGATCAGGATCTGATTGCATATGTGACCTACCGCACCTTACTGGCCGATTACAGTACCCAGTTGCAGTCGACCCAAAGTGAGCAACTTCGCGATGTGCAGACCTGGTGGCTGGGACAGCTGGAAGACTTTATCAAGAAATATCCCACCTCGGACGACGCTGCGGAAGCAATGCTGCAGTTGGCAGTCACACAGGAATTCAGCGGTAAAGTAGCCGAATCCAAAAAATGGTACACCAAACTGGTCGAAAGCCATGCTGATTCCGAAGCGGGCACCCGTGGTGCGGGCGCCCTGCGACGTATGAATCTGTCAGGCACGGAACTGGAGCTAACGGGGAACTCATTGGCTGGAGGGAAAATCGATGCCAGGCAGTATCGGGGTAAAGCGCTGCTGGTGATCTTCTGGTCGAGCTGGTGTAAACCCTGTACCGAAGACCTGCCTCAGATTCAGGAGCTGTATAACAAATACCACAGCCAGGGATTTGACGTGCTGGGAATCAACCTCGATGCGACTCCCGAACTGGCAGAAGCCTACATCAAGCAGCACAAGGTTACCTGGGCTCATATCCATGAAGAAGGTGGACTGGAAAGTGCACCCGCACGCGACTTCGGCGTGATCTCGCTGCCGACCATGTTCCTCGTCGACAAGGCAGGCAAAGTGGTCAACCGCAGTGCCACCGTTGCAGACCTTAAGAAATCTCTGCCCGGTCTGCTACAGCAGCAATAG
- the amrB gene encoding AmmeMemoRadiSam system protein B translates to MQPNQLTQVMELSTDQEQALLQQAAAVVAGTVTHSRPVEIPLGELQDKTVSGAFVSLKRQRQLRSCCGSFGQPLPLGQALQQAAVRAAKDDPRFPPVSPSELAHLDLEVWLLSGLETVPEQGADRIDAVVVGQHGLQIRADGRSGLLLPGVPLDHGWDAEEFLNQTCIKAGLPPTAWKDSGTTLLRFQGISCAASFTELVDLAPEKQAKTILGPREFAQYLQYIQSTVDALLKGQVPSYYCDAVSDTNLQGVALLLSRTGTDEELILSKWALKQTFPMQSTVFSLCQQLAQIISRLNLKSGEFQIKLVLASDPAMHGTLTQNDLLDFDFQQRSLLLIDGQKNAWCHDRDQDTRNLLEAAQQALSCEQPETVQVLSLAVQTTTSRFQIVNRPRAELGTEIRPAGVAGTFYPADPARMTAQLGELFHDQVDAQPWAAAMVPHAGWKYSGKIAARVLNRIQLPSTIIVIGPKHTREGVDWAVAPHQAWQLPGGNLNSDRALAQKLAEQIPGLELDAAAHRSEHAIEVELPLIQRLAPDAKVIGIVIGSGNLPRCEEFAAGLARVIQEMPEPPLLLISSDMNHFATDKENRRLDELALEKMRSLDPEGLLETVREYHISMCGVLPAVIVMKTLQKMGKLNQIEQVGYATSGDVTGDSSRVVGYAGLLIN, encoded by the coding sequence ATGCAGCCCAACCAGCTAACGCAAGTCATGGAACTCAGCACCGATCAGGAACAGGCACTCCTGCAGCAGGCAGCGGCTGTCGTTGCAGGTACCGTCACGCACAGCAGGCCTGTGGAGATTCCTCTGGGAGAACTGCAGGACAAAACCGTGAGCGGTGCCTTTGTCAGCCTGAAACGTCAGAGACAGTTACGGTCCTGTTGCGGCAGCTTTGGCCAGCCACTTCCACTGGGACAGGCTTTGCAGCAGGCTGCGGTTCGTGCGGCGAAGGATGATCCCCGCTTCCCCCCGGTTTCCCCCAGTGAACTGGCTCATCTTGATCTTGAAGTCTGGCTGTTGTCCGGACTGGAAACAGTTCCTGAACAGGGCGCAGACCGGATTGATGCAGTGGTCGTCGGACAGCATGGATTGCAGATTCGTGCCGATGGTCGCAGTGGATTACTGCTGCCTGGCGTGCCCCTTGATCACGGCTGGGATGCTGAAGAATTCCTGAACCAGACCTGTATCAAAGCGGGTCTCCCCCCGACTGCCTGGAAAGATTCCGGCACCACCTTATTGCGATTTCAGGGAATCTCCTGCGCTGCCAGTTTCACAGAGCTTGTCGACCTCGCTCCTGAAAAACAGGCGAAAACCATTCTGGGACCGCGCGAATTTGCCCAGTATCTGCAATACATTCAATCAACGGTCGACGCGTTACTCAAAGGCCAGGTGCCCTCCTATTATTGTGATGCGGTCTCCGATACGAATCTGCAGGGAGTCGCGCTGCTGTTATCGCGAACGGGCACAGACGAAGAACTGATTCTTTCCAAGTGGGCTCTGAAGCAGACATTTCCCATGCAGTCCACGGTGTTTTCACTCTGTCAGCAACTGGCACAGATCATTTCCAGACTGAATCTGAAATCGGGCGAATTTCAAATCAAACTGGTGCTGGCATCCGACCCGGCCATGCATGGCACTCTGACTCAAAATGATCTGCTAGACTTTGATTTTCAGCAACGCAGTCTGCTGCTCATTGACGGTCAAAAAAATGCCTGGTGTCATGATCGAGATCAGGACACTCGAAATCTGCTGGAAGCAGCGCAACAGGCCCTGAGTTGCGAACAACCGGAAACGGTTCAGGTTCTCAGCCTGGCGGTGCAGACCACTACCTCCCGTTTTCAGATTGTAAACCGCCCCCGTGCCGAACTCGGAACTGAAATCAGACCAGCGGGAGTCGCGGGGACGTTTTATCCCGCTGACCCCGCCAGAATGACCGCCCAGCTGGGGGAATTATTCCATGATCAAGTAGACGCTCAACCCTGGGCTGCAGCGATGGTGCCCCATGCGGGCTGGAAATACTCGGGCAAAATCGCAGCCCGCGTCCTGAACCGGATTCAGCTCCCGTCCACGATTATCGTCATCGGCCCCAAACACACACGCGAGGGAGTCGACTGGGCGGTCGCACCGCATCAGGCCTGGCAGTTACCCGGTGGCAACCTGAATTCCGATCGCGCGCTGGCACAAAAACTCGCGGAACAGATCCCGGGACTGGAACTGGATGCCGCCGCCCATCGCAGCGAACATGCCATTGAAGTGGAACTTCCGCTGATTCAACGCCTGGCACCGGATGCCAAAGTTATCGGTATTGTCATCGGCAGTGGCAACCTGCCACGCTGCGAAGAGTTTGCCGCGGGACTGGCGCGCGTGATTCAGGAAATGCCCGAACCGCCGCTGTTATTGATTTCCAGCGACATGAATCACTTTGCCACAGACAAGGAAAATCGTCGACTGGACGAACTGGCACTCGAGAAAATGCGGTCGCTGGACCCCGAGGGCCTGCTGGAAACGGTTCGTGAGTACCATATTTCCATGTGTGGCGTCCTGCCAGCAGTCATCGTGATGAAAACGCTGCAGAAAATGGGCAAACTAAACCAGATAGAACAAGTGGGCTATGCCACTTCAGGCGATGTGACCGGGGATTCCTCCCGGGTGGTCGGCTACGCCGGCCTGTTGATCAACTGA
- a CDS encoding tetratricopeptide repeat protein, protein MKSEHRHELQTNDLGKLVHQAEPYLETYGVKALVIGGVLLVLVIGYSAWKTSQTSQEAEAWTRLAAANSTEDFENVYDEFPGTNVADWALIHAAESHLQSGVRNSFTDRSAGTRDLTDAKEQFQKLLDSSSTRPEIRERALFGLARTEESMSDGDLKNATELYKKLIQEFPDSIFRKLAEQRVKPVDGEKVAALEEEGTKNFYKWFHEQSPKPGDRQQPGFNMPLPGMTPGGAGNDAKQDLPGLPDLPGLPSLPGLPEPLTNSPQTDDAKSDAPKTETPKTDAPAKAEPKSADKPAAPEEPAKKTEAPAEKPSPEPATEKKP, encoded by the coding sequence ATGAAGAGCGAACATAGACACGAACTGCAAACCAATGACCTGGGGAAACTGGTACATCAGGCAGAACCATATCTCGAAACCTATGGCGTCAAAGCCCTGGTGATCGGCGGGGTCTTACTGGTGCTGGTGATCGGTTATTCTGCCTGGAAAACCAGCCAGACCTCGCAGGAAGCAGAAGCCTGGACCCGATTGGCTGCCGCCAATTCGACCGAAGATTTCGAAAATGTCTATGATGAATTTCCCGGCACGAACGTCGCCGACTGGGCGCTGATCCATGCTGCCGAAAGTCACCTGCAGTCGGGAGTGCGAAACTCCTTTACTGATCGCAGTGCCGGTACTCGTGATTTGACTGATGCCAAAGAACAGTTCCAGAAACTGCTCGATTCGTCTTCCACCAGACCCGAAATTCGGGAACGGGCTCTGTTTGGCCTGGCGCGGACCGAAGAATCCATGTCGGACGGCGATCTGAAAAATGCCACTGAACTTTACAAAAAACTGATCCAGGAATTTCCCGATTCCATCTTCCGTAAACTGGCCGAACAGCGTGTGAAACCAGTTGATGGTGAAAAAGTCGCCGCCCTCGAAGAGGAAGGCACGAAGAACTTTTACAAATGGTTCCACGAGCAGTCACCCAAGCCCGGTGATCGCCAGCAACCTGGATTCAATATGCCTCTGCCAGGGATGACTCCCGGTGGTGCAGGCAATGATGCCAAACAAGATCTGCCCGGGCTCCCGGATCTGCCAGGTCTCCCAAGTCTTCCCGGGCTGCCTGAGCCTTTGACGAACTCACCACAGACGGATGATGCAAAATCGGACGCGCCCAAAACAGAAACACCCAAAACGGACGCACCAGCGAAAGCAGAACCCAAGTCTGCAGACAAGCCGGCTGCTCCTGAGGAACCAGCTAAGAAAACTGAAGCACCTGCTGAAAAGCCGAGCCCGGAACCAGCGACCGAAAAGAAACCATAA